A window of the Pyrodictium abyssi genome harbors these coding sequences:
- a CDS encoding translation initiation factor aIF-1A produces the protein MAKKKRGRREEESRKEIPLPSQEEGTMLCVVVRLLGADHLLIRCQDGVERKARIPGSLRRRMWMREGDIVLAAPWDFKPDRADVVYRYSREELRRLVEKGLVPQELLELAEELA, from the coding sequence CTGGCCAAGAAGAAGCGTGGAAGGAGAGAAGAGGAGAGTAGGAAGGAGATACCCCTCCCAAGCCAGGAAGAGGGCACTATGCTCTGCGTGGTCGTGAGGCTTCTCGGCGCTGACCACCTCCTCATCAGGTGCCAGGACGGGGTGGAGCGTAAGGCGCGTATCCCGGGGAGCCTCCGGCGCCGCATGTGGATGAGGGAGGGCGACATAGTGCTAGCGGCTCCCTGGGACTTCAAGCCCGACCGCGCCGACGTGGTGTACAGGTATTCCCGCGAGGAGCTACGCAGGCTCGTAGAGAAGGGCCTCGTGCCGCAGGAGCTGCTAGAGCTGGCCGAGGAGCTAGCCTAG